The nucleotide sequence GAAGAACGTCCGTGTCACCATGCCCGGCCGTTCGATCTCCGCAATCCGTTCCATGGGATCCTCCTTGTGCCCGAGGTGGACACAGATGGTATATCGTATGGGGCGGCTGGGAGGGAACCCATGGCTCAGACCTACGATCGCAGCGCTCAGGACATCGGCAACATCGTGGCCCTGGAGCACGTCAACGTGCGTATCCCGTCGCAGCAGCTGGCCACGGCGTTTTACGTCGTGGGGCTGGGGTTCACGCGCGACCCCTACCTCATGGTCGGGCTCGAGAACATGTGGATCAACCTGGGGCAACAGCAGTTCCACCTGCCCACCGCCGACCCCCAGGTGGTCCGGGGGCACGTCGGGGTGGTCGTCCCCGACCTCGACGCCCTCACGGCGCGACTGGCGGCCGTCAAGGGCGCGCTGGGCGGGACGGCCTTCGAGTACTCCGTCGAGAACGGCCACGTGGCCGTCACCTGTCCCTGGGGCAACCGGATCCGCTGCCACGCGCCGGGACCCCAGTTCGGCGACATGACCCTCGGCATGCCCTACGTGGAGTTCCCGGTCGGTCGGGGGAGCGCCGCCGGCATCGCGCGCTTCTACGAGACCGTCATGGGGGCTCCCGCCACCTTGACCAAGATCGGGGGGGATGCGGCCGCCCGCGTCTGCGTCGGTCGGACCCAGCACCTCATCTTCCGCGAGACGGACGCGCCGCTGGCGGCCTACGACGGTCACCATATCGCGATCTACATCGCCGACTTCTCGGGCCCGCACGGGAAGCTGAACGAGCGGGGGCTGATCTCCGAGGAGAGCGACCCGTATCAGTACCGGTTCGAGAAGATCGTGGATCCCGACACGCGGCAGGTCTTGTTCGTGATCGAGCACGAGGTGCGCAGCGTCACCCACCCGATGTACCTGCGCCCGCTCGTCAATCGCAACGCGGCGCAGCGGCAGCGCACGTACGCGCGCGGGCGGGACGCCTTCGTCCCCGGAATGGCCTGAGGGCGCGGGCCTCAAGGAGAGTCCTCATGGCTGAGAGCGAGACCTACCGGCGGGGCAGCGAGATCCGCCGTAAGCTGCTGGGCGACGACTTCGTCGAGCAGACGAACCGCACCACGTACGCCGATCCGACGATGCGCAAGTTCATCGATCTCGCCACCGAGACCGTCTTCGGCATGCTCTGGACGCGGCCGGGGCTGGATCTCAAGACCCGGACGCTCGTGTGCGTGGTGTCGGACACGGCCATGGGGCAGCACCCCGAGCTGGCCATCCACGTCCGCATGGCCCTGCGCCAGGGCTGGACCCCGGAGGAGCTGACCGAGGTTCTCCTCCACATGTCGGGGTACGTGGGCGTGCCGGCGGTCCGCGAGGCGCTCCTAACGGCCAAGAAGGTCTTCGCCGAGGTCAAGGGGGCGTAGCGAGCCGCAGACGCGGTTCAGCCTGTCCTTCGCCAAAATCCGTCCGGCAGGCAAGTGGTTGATCTGTCGGCTCTGATCCGGTAGACAATCCCTGCTCGATGATCACCCTCCTGCTCCACCTGCTTCGACTCCTCCCCTTCCTCTGCAGCGGCCACCGCCAGCTCGCCCTGGAGAACCTCGCCTTGCGCCACCAGCTCGCCGTGTACAAGCGAACGGCGACCCGGCCCAAGCTTCGCACGACTGATCGTCTCTTCTGGATCTGGCTGGCCAGGGTCTGGGCCGGGTGGAGGCAGTCCCTCGTGATCGTTACCCCCGACACCGTCCTGCGTTGGCAGCGGCGCCGCTTCCGCGAGCACTGGACCAAGCTCTCCGGCCGGTCCACCGTGGGCCGTCCGCCCGTCAACGCCGAGATCAAGGCCCTTGTCATACGAATGGCCGCGGCCAATCCGCTCTGCGGCGCCCCGAGAATCCATGGTGAACTCCTGAAGCTCGGCCTCGACGTGGCCGAGCGCACCGTCTCTCGGCTGATCCCCAAACGGCCCTCACCACCCTCCCAGACCTGGCGGGCGTTCCTGACCAACCGTGTCCGGGACCTCGTCGCTGTCGATTTCTTCACGGTGCCTACCGCGCAGCAGCGCGTCCTCTTCGTCCTCGTCGTGCTCGCCCACCATCGCCGTCGTGTCCTCCACTGCAACGTCACCGAGCATCCCACCGCTGCCTGGACCGCCCAGCAGGTCGTCGACACCTTCCCGGACGACTCCGCGCCGGCCTATCTCCTCCGCGATCGTGACAGTATCTACGGTCACGCGTTCCGGCAACGAGTGAAGGGCATGGGGATCTGTGAAGTCCTGACAGCGCCCTACAGCCCGTGGCAGAATCCCTTCGCGGAGCGGCTCATCG is from Candidatus Methylomirabilota bacterium and encodes:
- a CDS encoding carboxymuconolactone decarboxylase family protein, giving the protein MAESETYRRGSEIRRKLLGDDFVEQTNRTTYADPTMRKFIDLATETVFGMLWTRPGLDLKTRTLVCVVSDTAMGQHPELAIHVRMALRQGWTPEELTEVLLHMSGYVGVPAVREALLTAKKVFAEVKGA
- a CDS encoding integrase core domain-containing protein, which codes for MITLLLHLLRLLPFLCSGHRQLALENLALRHQLAVYKRTATRPKLRTTDRLFWIWLARVWAGWRQSLVIVTPDTVLRWQRRRFREHWTKLSGRSTVGRPPVNAEIKALVIRMAAANPLCGAPRIHGELLKLGLDVAERTVSRLIPKRPSPPSQTWRAFLTNRVRDLVAVDFFTVPTAQQRVLFVLVVLAHHRRRVLHCNVTEHPTAAWTAQQVVDTFPDDSAPAYLLRDRDSIYGHAFRQRVKGMGICEVLTAPYSPWQNPFAERLIGSIRRECLNHVLVLGEPHLRRILTRYFAYYHRARTHLSLDKDAPDRRPIERPELGMVVQIPEVGGLHHRYVRRAA